Proteins encoded within one genomic window of Mycolicibacterium aubagnense:
- the cobG gene encoding precorrin-3B synthase: MIRTRDDDACPGALQVHQAADGGLARIRLAGGMITAGQLAALAHAATEFGSPAMELTSRGNIQVRGIHDAEGLAAAVDTAGLLPSPTHERVRNIVASPLTGRHGGRGDVRDVVRDLDSGLQNRPDLAELPGRFWFGADDGRGDISGLAPDVSTHLVSPDTAAVLVAGRDTGVRIPATRAADTLLDLAHTFLEVRENRWRASELDNVDELLAGAGLRPTESSGATWPPVDAPPVGWITQDDGRITLGAAVPLGVLQARTAEFVAAITAPVVVTPWRSLLICDLEEGVADTALRVLAPMGLVFDEHSPWLSISACTGSPGCAKSLADVRSDAAAAAESGEPGGRRHFVGCERACGSPPIGEVLVATNSGYQPRHP, encoded by the coding sequence GTGATTCGGACGCGTGACGACGACGCCTGCCCAGGCGCGCTCCAGGTGCACCAGGCAGCCGACGGCGGCCTGGCCCGCATCCGCCTGGCCGGTGGGATGATCACCGCTGGGCAACTGGCGGCGTTGGCCCACGCCGCGACCGAATTCGGTTCACCGGCAATGGAACTGACGTCGCGCGGCAATATCCAGGTGCGCGGTATCCACGACGCCGAAGGGCTGGCCGCGGCGGTCGACACTGCGGGCCTGCTGCCCTCGCCGACCCACGAACGGGTCCGCAACATCGTGGCCTCGCCGCTGACGGGCCGCCACGGCGGGCGGGGCGACGTCCGTGACGTGGTCCGCGACCTCGATTCCGGGCTGCAAAACCGTCCTGACCTGGCCGAACTACCCGGACGGTTCTGGTTCGGGGCCGACGACGGGCGGGGCGACATCTCAGGCCTGGCGCCCGATGTGAGCACCCACCTGGTATCCCCGGACACCGCCGCGGTACTGGTCGCGGGACGTGACACCGGGGTGCGGATTCCCGCCACGCGGGCCGCCGACACCCTGCTGGACCTCGCCCACACCTTCCTGGAAGTTCGTGAGAACCGCTGGCGGGCAAGCGAACTGGACAATGTCGACGAGCTCCTGGCCGGCGCCGGGCTCCGCCCCACCGAATCGTCGGGCGCCACCTGGCCGCCCGTCGACGCCCCGCCGGTCGGCTGGATCACCCAGGACGACGGCCGGATCACGTTGGGCGCGGCTGTCCCCCTGGGTGTGCTGCAGGCCCGTACCGCGGAGTTTGTGGCGGCAATCACCGCTCCGGTCGTGGTCACTCCATGGCGCTCGTTACTCATCTGTGACCTCGAAGAGGGCGTTGCCGACACCGCACTGCGCGTGCTGGCGCCGATGGGTCTGGTCTTCGACGAGCACTCCCCCTGGTTGTCGATCAGTGCCTGTACCGGCAGCCCGGGGTGCGCCAAGTCACTCGCCGACGTCCGGAGTGACGCCGCCGCGGCAGCGGAGTCCGGCGAGCCCGGCGGGCGGCGGCACTTCGTCGGCTGTGAGCGCGCGTGCGGTAGCCCGCCCATCGGAGAAGTGCTGGTGGCGACCAACTCGGGGTACCAACCGCGCCACCCGTAG
- a CDS encoding amidohydrolase, with translation MAIRDGVVAWLGSDDIGRALYPDATVVDLEGAFVAPAFVDSHVHLTATGLTVVGLDLRTATSLPHLLTLLTDHAAQHPDGVIWGHGWDESGWPEHAVPTTADLDGVLGGRAAYLARVDVHSAVASTGLRQLVPGLPDTAGFSEQGPLTADAHHRVRAAARNLLSATQRRDAQRAALDLAARNGIVAVHECAGPEIGGLDDWAELRATDHGVEIVGYWGEAVTSAAAARDLMAQTGAHGLAGDLFIDGALGSRTAWLQEPYSDAPGCPPTCGNSYLDTDAVTAHLVACTEAGITAGFHVIGDAAVAVVVDALDRAVAAFGAPAVARCGHRLEHLEMVDAEQARRLGSWGVVASVQPNFDALWGGADGMYAQRLGADRSQGLNPFALLASQGVPLAFGSDSPVTSINPWESVRAAISHRTAGSAISARSAFLAATRGAWRAGGVRDGLTGTLVPGAVASYAVWKLSGGASTLDVTAPADAVQRWSTDPRSRVPALPPLGPDDELPTCLQTVHRGELIHG, from the coding sequence ATGGCCATCCGCGATGGGGTGGTGGCCTGGCTCGGTTCCGATGACATCGGCCGGGCGCTGTATCCGGACGCCACGGTCGTCGATCTCGAGGGCGCATTCGTGGCGCCGGCATTCGTCGACAGCCACGTGCACCTGACCGCCACCGGGCTTACCGTGGTCGGGCTCGACCTACGCACCGCGACGTCACTGCCACACCTGCTGACCCTGCTCACCGACCACGCCGCGCAGCACCCGGACGGCGTCATCTGGGGCCACGGCTGGGACGAATCAGGCTGGCCGGAACACGCGGTCCCGACCACTGCGGACCTCGACGGAGTGCTCGGCGGCCGTGCCGCGTACCTGGCCCGGGTCGACGTGCACTCGGCCGTCGCATCGACCGGTCTGCGGCAGCTGGTGCCCGGACTTCCCGACACCGCGGGCTTCTCCGAGCAGGGGCCGCTGACCGCCGACGCCCACCACCGCGTGCGGGCCGCGGCCCGCAATCTGCTCAGTGCGACACAGCGCCGCGACGCGCAGCGAGCCGCGCTCGATCTGGCCGCGCGCAACGGCATCGTGGCGGTGCATGAGTGCGCGGGTCCCGAGATCGGCGGTCTCGACGACTGGGCCGAGCTACGCGCCACGGACCACGGCGTCGAGATCGTCGGCTACTGGGGCGAGGCCGTGACCAGTGCTGCCGCCGCGCGAGATCTGATGGCGCAGACCGGCGCCCACGGATTGGCCGGTGACCTCTTCATCGACGGTGCGCTGGGCTCCCGGACCGCCTGGCTACAGGAGCCCTACTCCGATGCGCCCGGCTGCCCGCCCACCTGTGGCAACAGCTACCTGGACACCGACGCCGTGACCGCGCATCTGGTGGCGTGCACCGAGGCCGGTATCACCGCCGGTTTCCACGTCATCGGCGATGCGGCCGTGGCCGTCGTCGTCGACGCTCTGGACCGGGCCGTGGCGGCGTTCGGGGCGCCCGCGGTGGCACGCTGTGGCCACCGCCTGGAGCACCTCGAGATGGTGGATGCGGAACAAGCGCGCAGGCTCGGTTCGTGGGGCGTCGTGGCCAGCGTGCAGCCGAACTTCGACGCGCTGTGGGGCGGTGCGGACGGGATGTACGCGCAGCGTCTCGGTGCCGATCGCTCACAGGGTTTGAACCCGTTTGCGCTGTTAGCATCGCAAGGCGTGCCCCTCGCTTTCGGTTCGGACAGCCCCGTCACCAGCATCAATCCGTGGGAATCCGTGCGTGCCGCCATCAGCCACCGGACGGCCGGAAGCGCCATCTCGGCGCGGTCGGCGTTCCTGGCCGCTACCCGCGGCGCTTGGCGGGCCGGCGGTGTCCGCGACGGCTTGACCGGGACGCTGGTGCCCGGCGCGGTCGCCTCGTACGCCGTATGGAAACTGTCGGGAGGTGCCTCGACGTTGGACGTCACCGCGCCGGCCGACGCCGTCCAGCGCTGGTCGACCGATCCGCGGTCGCGGGTACCGGCGCTACCGCCGCTCGGGCCCGACGACGAGTTGCCGACCTGCCTGCAGACCGTGCACCGCGGTGAGCTGATCCATGGCTGA
- a CDS encoding PPOX class F420-dependent oxidoreductase: MAPTFEDVYREKYLLLTTFTKDGRPKPTPVWGVPHEGKLLISTDDGSWKTKRIKNTPRVTIQKCGALGKVKGEPVEAIARNLPKSETKRVFDMVTRRYWWHAWWWIPQAIIRGGVEKVHAAIEVEPVPGA, from the coding sequence ATGGCTCCGACATTCGAAGATGTGTACCGCGAGAAGTACCTGCTTCTCACGACCTTCACCAAGGACGGCCGGCCCAAGCCGACTCCGGTCTGGGGCGTGCCGCACGAGGGCAAGCTGCTGATCAGCACCGACGACGGCTCCTGGAAGACCAAGCGGATCAAGAACACCCCGCGCGTCACCATCCAGAAGTGCGGAGCCCTGGGCAAGGTCAAGGGCGAGCCGGTCGAGGCCATCGCCCGCAACCTGCCGAAGTCCGAGACCAAGCGCGTCTTCGACATGGTGACCAGGCGCTACTGGTGGCACGCGTGGTGGTGGATCCCGCAGGCCATCATCCGCGGTGGCGTCGAAAAGGTGCACGCAGCCATCGAGGTGGAGCCGGTTCCGGGCGCCTAG
- the purU gene encoding formyltetrahydrofolate deformylase, giving the protein MTGFPPGAPKLPRHKDIGRLLLNCPDRRGVIAAVSTFLTNSGANIISLDQHSTAPEDGVFLQRTVFHLPGLAAAQPELEREFQSVAQEFDMDYRFTDASRPKRVAIMASTADHCLLDLLWRNRRGELDMTVVMVISNHADLAEQVRAFGVPFVHIPATRDIREQAEQRQLELLKGNVDLVVLARYMQIITPAFLDAIGCPLINIHHSFLPAFVGATPYRRAKERGVKLVGATAHYVTEDLDEGPIIEQDVVRVDHTHSVEELVRLGADVERAVLSRAVLWHCQDRILRHGNETVVF; this is encoded by the coding sequence GTGACCGGATTCCCCCCAGGCGCGCCAAAGCTGCCGCGCCACAAGGATATCGGGCGGCTGCTGCTGAACTGCCCGGACCGTCGTGGCGTGATCGCCGCGGTCTCGACATTCCTGACCAATTCCGGCGCCAACATCATCTCGCTGGACCAGCATTCGACCGCTCCCGAAGACGGTGTCTTCCTGCAGCGCACCGTCTTCCATCTGCCTGGGCTGGCGGCCGCCCAACCTGAACTCGAGCGCGAATTCCAGTCGGTGGCGCAAGAATTCGACATGGACTACCGGTTCACCGATGCGTCCAGGCCGAAGCGCGTGGCGATCATGGCGTCGACCGCCGACCACTGCCTGCTCGACCTGCTGTGGCGCAACCGCCGCGGCGAACTCGACATGACCGTGGTGATGGTGATCTCCAACCACGCCGACCTGGCCGAGCAGGTCCGGGCGTTCGGAGTGCCGTTCGTCCACATCCCGGCCACTCGGGACATTCGGGAGCAGGCCGAGCAGCGTCAGCTGGAGCTGCTCAAGGGCAACGTCGATCTGGTGGTGCTCGCCCGGTACATGCAGATCATCACGCCGGCGTTCCTCGACGCCATCGGCTGTCCGCTGATCAACATCCACCACTCTTTCCTGCCGGCATTCGTCGGCGCGACGCCGTACCGGCGGGCCAAGGAGCGCGGCGTGAAACTTGTCGGCGCCACCGCCCACTACGTGACCGAGGATCTGGACGAGGGGCCGATCATCGAGCAGGACGTCGTCCGCGTGGACCACACCCACAGCGTCGAGGAGCTCGTTCGGCTGGGTGCGGACGTGGAACGGGCCGTGTTGTCCCGGGCGGTGCTGTGGCACTGTCAGGACCGCATCCTGCGCCACGGCAACGAAACCGTGGTCTTCTAG
- the cobN gene encoding cobaltochelatase subunit CobN, whose product MPTVLLLSTSDTDLITARASGAEYRWANPSRLIDGELPDLLAGADLAVVRVLGGYRTWQDDIDAVIASGVPTVVLSGEQAPDADLMSHSTVPAGVALQAHIYLAQGGTENLRNLHSFLSDTVLMTGFGFGEPVSAPSWGLLQRSSGAQGPTVAVLYYRAQQLAGNTAYIDALCGAIEQAGGRPLPIFCASLRTAEPELIELLGTADALITTVLAAGGATPALASAGGDDDNWNVAHLAALDVPILQGLCLTSSRAQWDKNDDGLTPLDVASQVAVPEFDGRIITVPFSFKEIDSEGLISYVADPERCERVARLAVRHARLRYVEPADKRVALVFSAYPTKHARIGNAVGLDTPASAVALLRAMRDAGYRIGDVPGVDAGDGDALIHAMIERGGQDPDWLSTEALEANPVRVSAKDYRAWFATLPAALTDAVTEHWGEAPGELFVDRSQDPDGEIVIAAMVSDNIVLIVQPPRGFGENPVAIYHDPDLPPSHHYLAAYHWINTHFGADVMIHLGKHGNLEWLPGKTLGMSAACGTDAALGDLPLVYPFLVNDPGEGTQAKRRAHAVLVDHLIPPMARAETYGDIARLEQLLDEHSTISALDPGKLPAIRQQIWTLMRAAKMDHDLGLEDRPDEDVFDDMLLHVDGWLCEIKDVQIRDGLHILGQAPDGEAELDLVLAILRARQLFGGEQSVPGLREALGLAEDGSAAREAVDAAEDQARELVAKLQASGWDAAAVDGIIDNAEVAKVLRFAATEVVPRLRATDREIDQILHALGGGFIAAGPSGSPLRGLVNVLPTGRNFYSVDPKAVPSKLAWETGVAMADSLLERYRTDYGRWPESVGLSVWGTSAMRTAGDDIAEVLALLGVRPIWDDASRRVVGLEPIALAELGRPRIDVTVRISGFFRDAFPHVVTMLDDAVQLVAGLDESAEDNYVRAHSRVDIADHGDQRRATTRIFGSKPGTYGAGLLQLIDSRNWRDDADLAQVYTAWGGFAYGRGLDGAPATDDMNRAYRRISVAAKNTDTREHDIADSDDYFQYHGGMVATVRALTGKDPAAYIGDNTRPDAVRTRTLSEETTRVFRARVVNPRWMNAMRRHGYKGAFEMAATVDYLFGYDATAGVMADWMYEQLTQSYVLDPENRKFMSESNPWALHGMAERLLEAAGRGMWSAPESETLDALKQVLLETEGELEG is encoded by the coding sequence GTGCCGACCGTACTGCTGCTCTCGACGTCCGACACCGATCTGATCACCGCCCGCGCGAGCGGGGCCGAGTACCGATGGGCCAACCCGTCGCGGTTGATCGACGGGGAACTGCCGGACCTCCTGGCCGGCGCGGACCTGGCGGTGGTGCGGGTGCTGGGCGGCTACCGGACCTGGCAGGACGACATCGACGCCGTCATCGCCAGTGGGGTCCCCACGGTGGTGCTGTCGGGGGAGCAGGCGCCCGACGCCGACCTGATGAGTCACTCGACCGTCCCCGCCGGCGTCGCTCTCCAGGCGCACATCTATCTGGCGCAGGGCGGCACAGAGAATCTGCGCAACCTGCACTCTTTCCTTTCTGACACCGTCCTGATGACCGGCTTCGGCTTCGGGGAGCCCGTATCGGCTCCGAGCTGGGGGCTGCTGCAGCGCTCGTCGGGTGCTCAGGGGCCGACGGTCGCGGTGCTCTACTACCGGGCCCAGCAGTTGGCCGGCAACACCGCGTACATCGACGCGCTGTGTGGGGCCATCGAGCAGGCCGGCGGCCGTCCGCTCCCGATCTTCTGCGCCTCGCTGCGTACCGCCGAACCCGAGCTCATCGAGCTGCTGGGGACCGCCGATGCCCTGATCACGACGGTGCTGGCGGCCGGCGGCGCGACCCCGGCGCTGGCCAGTGCCGGCGGTGATGACGACAACTGGAACGTCGCGCACCTCGCGGCCCTCGACGTCCCGATCCTGCAGGGCCTGTGCCTCACCAGCTCGCGTGCCCAGTGGGACAAGAACGACGACGGGCTGACGCCGCTGGACGTCGCGTCACAGGTCGCGGTGCCGGAGTTCGACGGCCGCATCATCACCGTGCCGTTCTCGTTCAAGGAGATCGACAGCGAGGGCCTGATCTCGTACGTCGCCGACCCCGAGCGCTGCGAACGGGTGGCCCGGCTGGCCGTCCGGCACGCGCGCCTGAGGTACGTCGAGCCCGCCGACAAGCGCGTTGCCCTGGTGTTCTCGGCGTACCCGACCAAGCACGCCCGCATCGGCAACGCCGTCGGTCTCGACACCCCGGCCAGCGCCGTGGCGTTGCTGCGCGCCATGCGCGACGCCGGCTACCGCATCGGCGACGTCCCCGGCGTGGACGCCGGGGACGGGGACGCCCTCATCCACGCCATGATCGAGCGCGGCGGGCAGGATCCCGACTGGCTCAGCACCGAAGCGCTGGAAGCCAACCCCGTCCGGGTGTCCGCCAAGGACTACCGGGCCTGGTTCGCGACCCTGCCGGCCGCACTCACCGACGCCGTGACCGAACATTGGGGCGAGGCGCCGGGCGAGCTGTTCGTCGACCGTTCGCAGGACCCCGATGGTGAAATCGTCATCGCGGCAATGGTTTCCGACAACATCGTGCTGATCGTCCAGCCGCCCCGTGGCTTCGGCGAGAACCCCGTCGCGATCTACCACGACCCCGACCTGCCGCCGAGCCACCACTACCTGGCTGCCTACCACTGGATCAACACGCACTTCGGCGCCGACGTGATGATCCACCTGGGCAAGCACGGCAACCTGGAATGGCTGCCGGGCAAGACGCTCGGCATGTCCGCGGCGTGCGGCACCGACGCCGCGCTGGGCGACCTGCCGCTGGTGTACCCGTTCCTGGTCAACGATCCCGGCGAGGGCACGCAGGCGAAACGCCGCGCGCACGCGGTATTGGTCGACCACCTGATCCCGCCGATGGCCCGCGCCGAAACCTACGGCGACATCGCCCGGCTGGAGCAGCTGCTCGACGAGCACTCCACCATCTCGGCGCTGGACCCGGGCAAGCTGCCGGCCATCCGCCAGCAGATCTGGACGCTGATGCGTGCCGCCAAGATGGACCACGACCTGGGGCTCGAGGACCGGCCCGACGAGGACGTGTTCGACGACATGCTGCTGCACGTCGACGGCTGGCTGTGCGAGATCAAGGACGTCCAGATCCGCGACGGCCTGCACATCTTGGGCCAGGCGCCGGACGGTGAGGCCGAACTGGACCTGGTGCTGGCCATCCTGCGGGCCCGCCAGCTGTTCGGCGGCGAACAGTCGGTGCCGGGGCTGCGCGAGGCGCTGGGTCTGGCCGAGGACGGCTCTGCGGCACGCGAAGCCGTCGACGCCGCGGAGGACCAGGCGCGTGAGCTGGTGGCGAAGCTGCAGGCGTCTGGCTGGGATGCCGCCGCCGTCGATGGCATCATCGACAACGCTGAAGTCGCGAAGGTGCTGCGGTTCGCCGCCACCGAGGTGGTGCCGCGGCTGCGCGCGACCGACCGCGAAATCGACCAGATTCTGCACGCCCTCGGCGGCGGGTTCATCGCGGCCGGACCGTCGGGCTCCCCGCTGCGCGGCCTGGTCAATGTGCTGCCCACGGGCCGCAATTTCTACTCCGTCGACCCCAAGGCCGTCCCGTCCAAGCTGGCGTGGGAAACCGGTGTGGCGATGGCGGATTCGCTGCTGGAGCGCTATCGCACCGACTACGGCCGCTGGCCGGAGTCGGTCGGGCTCTCGGTATGGGGCACCTCGGCCATGCGCACCGCGGGCGACGACATCGCCGAAGTGCTTGCGCTGCTGGGTGTTCGGCCCATCTGGGACGACGCGTCGCGCCGCGTGGTCGGGCTGGAGCCCATCGCGCTGGCCGAACTGGGCCGTCCACGCATCGACGTCACCGTCCGCATTTCCGGCTTCTTTCGCGATGCCTTCCCGCACGTGGTGACCATGCTGGACGATGCGGTGCAGCTGGTCGCCGGGCTCGATGAATCGGCCGAGGACAATTACGTCCGTGCCCACTCTCGGGTCGACATCGCCGACCACGGCGACCAAAGGCGCGCCACCACAAGGATTTTCGGATCCAAGCCGGGAACCTACGGCGCCGGACTGCTGCAGCTCATCGACAGCCGCAACTGGCGCGACGACGCCGACCTGGCCCAGGTGTACACCGCCTGGGGCGGCTTCGCCTACGGCCGCGGTCTCGACGGTGCCCCCGCGACCGACGACATGAACCGGGCGTACCGGCGAATCTCGGTGGCGGCCAAGAACACCGACACCCGCGAGCACGACATCGCCGACTCCGACGACTACTTCCAGTACCACGGCGGCATGGTCGCCACCGTCCGCGCGCTGACGGGCAAGGATCCGGCCGCGTACATCGGCGACAACACCCGGCCCGACGCCGTCCGCACCCGCACGCTGTCGGAGGAGACGACACGCGTCTTCCGGGCCCGGGTGGTCAACCCGCGTTGGATGAATGCCATGCGACGGCACGGCTACAAGGGTGCCTTCGAGATGGCGGCCACCGTCGACTACCTGTTCGGGTACGACGCCACCGCGGGCGTCATGGCCGACTGGATGTACGAGCAGCTGACGCAGAGCTACGTGCTGGACCCGGAGAACCGCAAGTTCATGTCCGAGTCCAACCCGTGGGCGCTGCACGGCATGGCCGAGCGGCTGCTGGAGGCGGCCGGTCGCGGCATGTGGTCGGCGCCGGAGTCCGAGACCCTCGACGCCCTCAAGCAGGTGCTGCTGGAGACCGAGGGGGAGCTGGAAGGGTGA
- a CDS encoding precorrin-8X methylmutase, whose product MLDYVRDAAEIYRQSFATIRAEADLARFPDDVSRVVVRLIHTCGQVDVTEHVAYTDDVVTRTHAALAAGAPILCDSSMVAAGITRSRLPGKGEANEVVSLVADPRAPELAAKLSSTRSAAAVDLWADRLGGAVLAIGNAPTALFRLLELLDEGAPVPAAVLGGPVGFVGSAQSKDELIARPRGMAYLVVTGRRGGSAMAAAAVNAIASEHE is encoded by the coding sequence GTGCTCGACTACGTCCGCGACGCTGCGGAGATCTACCGGCAGTCGTTCGCGACAATCCGCGCCGAGGCGGATCTGGCGCGATTTCCCGACGACGTCTCACGCGTCGTCGTACGCCTGATCCACACCTGTGGCCAGGTCGATGTCACCGAGCACGTCGCCTATACCGACGACGTGGTGACCCGCACGCACGCGGCACTGGCGGCGGGGGCTCCGATCCTGTGTGACTCGTCGATGGTCGCGGCCGGGATCACCCGCTCCCGTCTGCCCGGGAAAGGCGAGGCCAACGAAGTGGTGTCACTGGTCGCCGATCCCCGGGCCCCAGAACTGGCCGCGAAACTCAGCAGCACGCGTTCGGCGGCGGCCGTCGATCTGTGGGCGGACCGGCTCGGCGGCGCCGTGCTGGCCATCGGCAATGCGCCGACCGCCCTGTTCCGGCTGCTGGAGCTGCTGGACGAGGGCGCTCCGGTGCCCGCGGCGGTGCTGGGCGGTCCGGTGGGCTTCGTCGGCTCGGCACAGTCGAAGGACGAACTGATCGCGCGGCCGCGCGGCATGGCATATCTGGTGGTGACGGGGCGGCGCGGCGGTAGTGCCATGGCCGCTGCCGCGGTGAACGCGATTGCGAGTGAACACGAATGA
- a CDS encoding precorrin-2 C(20)-methyltransferase has product MKGTLYGVGLGPGDPELVTVKAARLIGEADVVAYHSARHGHSIARRIAEPYLRPGQIEEHLVYPVTTETTSHPGGYDGAIEDFYAEAAERIATHLAAGRNVALLAEGDPLFYSSYMHMHTRLTERFHAVIVPGVTSVSAASAAISTPLVQGEQVLTILPGTLPEGELQRRLADTDAAVVMKLGRSYPTVRQALSSAGRLDEAFYVERASTEAQRVLPAADVDDATVPYFSIAILPGGRRDKAMVGSVVVVGLGPGDPEWTTAQTRRELAAATDLIGYGPYLDRVPTRPGQQRHPSDNTDERARAELACTLAQQGRTVAVVSSGDPGVFAMATAVLEEAQQWPGVDVRVIPAMTAAQAVASRVGAPLGHDYAVISLSDRLKPWDIIAERLTAAARADMVLAIYNPASKTRTWQVAAMQDLLLEYRDPNTPVVIGRDVAGPDESVRVVRLADLKPAEIDMRCLLIIGSSQTVWHTTADGDRVFTPRTYPG; this is encoded by the coding sequence ATGAAGGGAACCTTGTACGGCGTCGGCCTCGGCCCCGGCGACCCGGAACTGGTGACGGTCAAGGCCGCGCGGTTGATCGGCGAGGCCGACGTGGTCGCGTACCACAGCGCACGGCACGGCCACAGCATCGCGCGGCGCATCGCCGAACCGTATCTGCGGCCCGGCCAGATCGAGGAGCACCTCGTCTACCCGGTGACGACCGAGACCACGTCGCACCCGGGCGGGTACGACGGCGCGATCGAAGACTTCTACGCCGAGGCCGCCGAGCGCATCGCCACCCACCTGGCGGCGGGCCGCAACGTCGCGCTGCTCGCCGAGGGTGATCCGCTCTTCTACAGCTCCTACATGCACATGCACACGCGGCTGACCGAGCGGTTCCACGCGGTGATCGTGCCGGGCGTGACATCGGTCAGCGCCGCATCGGCCGCGATCTCGACGCCGCTGGTGCAGGGCGAGCAGGTGCTCACCATCTTGCCCGGCACCCTGCCCGAGGGTGAACTGCAGCGCCGGCTGGCCGACACCGACGCGGCCGTGGTGATGAAACTGGGCCGGTCGTACCCGACTGTGCGGCAGGCACTTTCGTCGGCTGGGCGGCTCGACGAGGCGTTCTACGTGGAACGCGCGAGCACCGAGGCGCAGCGGGTCCTGCCGGCCGCCGACGTCGATGATGCGACGGTGCCGTACTTCTCGATCGCAATTCTCCCGGGTGGGCGACGCGACAAGGCGATGGTCGGCAGCGTGGTGGTGGTCGGGCTGGGTCCGGGTGACCCCGAGTGGACGACGGCCCAGACCCGTCGGGAACTGGCGGCGGCCACCGACCTGATCGGCTACGGGCCGTATCTGGACCGGGTGCCGACGCGTCCCGGCCAGCAGCGCCACCCCAGCGACAACACCGACGAGCGCGCCCGCGCCGAGCTGGCCTGCACACTGGCCCAGCAGGGCCGCACCGTCGCCGTGGTGTCCTCCGGCGACCCCGGGGTGTTCGCGATGGCGACCGCGGTGCTCGAAGAGGCCCAGCAGTGGCCGGGCGTCGACGTCCGGGTGATCCCGGCGATGACCGCAGCGCAGGCCGTGGCCAGCCGCGTCGGCGCGCCACTCGGGCACGACTACGCGGTGATCTCGCTGTCCGACCGGCTCAAGCCGTGGGACATCATCGCCGAGCGGCTCACCGCCGCCGCCCGCGCCGACATGGTGCTGGCGATCTACAACCCGGCGTCGAAGACCCGGACCTGGCAGGTAGCCGCCATGCAGGACCTGCTGTTGGAGTACCGCGACCCCAACACACCCGTGGTCATCGGACGCGACGTGGCCGGGCCCGATGAGTCGGTGCGCGTGGTGCGCCTCGCCGACCTCAAGCCGGCCGAGATCGACATGCGCTGCCTGCTGATCATCGGGTCGTCGCAGACGGTGTGGCACACCACCGCCGATGGCGACCGAGTCTTCACCCCGCGGACGTACCCGGGCTGA
- a CDS encoding PPOX class F420-dependent oxidoreductase produces the protein MALTFADVATANYVLLTTFTKDGRPKPTAVWAVPDGDRLLVISEAKAWKVKRIRNTPRVTVAKCDMRGNPKSEAVEAVAAILDKSQLGTVYDGIGKRYGLIGKAFNFVSKLRGGMENNVALELRAA, from the coding sequence ATGGCCCTCACCTTCGCCGACGTCGCCACCGCGAACTACGTCCTGCTGACCACCTTCACCAAGGACGGCCGGCCCAAACCGACTGCCGTCTGGGCGGTCCCCGACGGAGATCGGCTGCTCGTGATCTCCGAGGCAAAGGCCTGGAAGGTCAAGCGGATCCGCAACACCCCGCGGGTGACGGTCGCCAAGTGCGACATGCGCGGCAACCCGAAGAGCGAGGCCGTCGAGGCCGTGGCGGCCATCTTGGACAAGTCACAGCTGGGCACCGTCTACGACGGCATCGGCAAGCGCTACGGGTTGATCGGCAAGGCCTTCAACTTCGTCTCCAAGCTGCGGGGCGGTATGGAGAACAACGTCGCGCTGGAGTTGCGGGCCGCGTAG
- a CDS encoding FxsA family protein yields MAMRLFLVYALVEVAVLAALASTIGVAWTLLALLATFAAGLAIAGTQITRHFSRLSDALSARSADPTLATDSLLVALGTVLVVVPGLASSVLGALMLVPFTRRALRPAVKALFGRHLTPMDFPTQVIYINHDERYRSRGDYIDGEVIEVIDSSPVAAHRHAG; encoded by the coding sequence ATGGCGATGCGACTATTTCTGGTTTACGCCTTGGTCGAGGTCGCGGTGCTGGCAGCCCTGGCCTCGACCATCGGTGTGGCGTGGACGCTGCTGGCCCTCCTGGCGACATTCGCCGCCGGCCTGGCCATCGCGGGCACCCAGATCACTCGGCATTTCAGCAGGCTGTCGGACGCGCTGAGCGCTCGATCCGCCGATCCCACGCTGGCCACGGACAGCCTGTTGGTGGCTCTCGGGACGGTGCTGGTCGTTGTTCCCGGGTTGGCCAGCTCGGTGCTCGGCGCGCTCATGCTGGTGCCGTTCACCCGGCGCGCGCTGCGACCGGCGGTAAAGGCCCTGTTCGGTCGTCACCTCACCCCCATGGACTTCCCGACTCAGGTGATCTACATCAACCACGACGAGCGTTATCGCAGTCGCGGTGACTACATCGACGGGGAAGTGATCGAGGTCATCGACAGCTCACCGGTCGCTGCGCACCGGCACGCCGGCTGA